Genomic DNA from Streptomyces sp. AM 2-1-1:
CGCAGCTCGGGGTCCACGTCCCCGCGCAGGTAGTCGCGCAGGACGTCCACCAGGTCCGCGTAGATCCCGGTCAGCACGTCGTTGTGCGCGGCGGCCACGATCGCCAGGTGCAGGGTGGCGTCCGCCGCGACGAACGCCTCCGCGTCCCCCGCCGCCCACGTCCGCGCGCGCAGCGCCATGAGGGCGTCCAGCTGCTTGAGGTCCCGGTCGGTGCGCCGAACGGCCGCCAGCCGCGCCGCCGACGACTCCAGTACGGTCCGGAACTCGGCCACATGACGCGGATCGGCGCTCGCGAAGCGCCGCTGCATCACCCCGGCCAGTTCGCTGGTGGCCGCCACGTACGTCCCCGAGCCCTGGCGGATGTCCAGCAGGCCGTTGTGGGCCAGTGCGCGCACCGCTTCGCGGACCGTGTTCCGGGCCACCCCGAGCTGTTCGACCAGCTCCGGTTCGGTGGGGATGCGGGAGCCGACGGGCCACTCGCCCGAGGTGATCTGGTTCCTCAGCTGGGCAATCACCTGATCGGCGAGTGCCGAGCGCCGGGGGGACGTCAGCGCCATGGTGCTCCTTGCTCCGGTCTGCTCGGCCTGCGTGCCGCCCCCGGGGTCACCGCGGGCACCGGCCCGAGGCCCGCGCTGCGGCGGACCACCGAGCGCGGGTGGGCCGTGGCCCGGATTCTCTCAGGCGGGCGCTCCGGGGTGTCCGGACCGGGGGTGGACAACCAATCATCCCATGATTCTATGATGGGGGCATGCTGGAGAAAACGACCGAGGAATCCACCGGCCCGGCCACCTTGTCCGAGCGGCCCGGCGTCGAGTCCGGGTCGCCCGCCCCGGTGGTCCCCCCGTGGCTGCCGCGCCTCCTCGCCGCCGGTCTGGTCGTGGCCGCGCTCAACCTCCGCCCGGCCATCACCAGCCTCGGCTCCCTCCTCGAAGAGGTGCGCGACGGACTCCACATGAGCGGCGGTGTCGCCGGCGCGCTCACCTCGGTGCCCCAGCTCTGCTTCGCCGTCTTCGGGATCACCGCCCCCCGCCTCGCCCGCCGGTTCGGCCCGGCGACGGTCGTCCTCGCCGGCATGGCCGCGATCACCGCGGGCCTGCTGATCCGTCCCTTCACCGGCTCCACCGCCGGATTCCTGCTGGCCAGCACCCTCGCCCTGATGGGCATCGCCGTCAGCAACGTCCTGATGCCGGTGATCGTCAAGCGCTGGTTCCCCGACCGCGTCGGTTCGATGACCGGCCTCTACTCGATGGCCCTCGCGCTCGGCACCTCCCTCGCGGCGGCGGCCACCGTCCCGCTCACCGACGCCCTGGGCGGCAGCTGGCGGACCGGTCTCGGCGTCTGGGCCGCGCTCGGCGTCCTCGGCGTGCTGGTCTGGATCCCGCTGGCCTGGAACCGCGCCCGCGTCCCGGGGGAGGGGGCGTACACCGGCAGCGCCTCCGCGGACCCGCGGCCGGCGCCCGCCGCCTTCCGGATCTCCCGCAGCTCGACCGCCTGGGCCCTCGCCTGCTTCTTCGGTCTCCAGGGAACCGCCGCGTACATCACCATGGGGTGGATGCCCCAGATCTTCCGGGACGCGGGGATCTCGGCGTCCACCGCGGGGGTCCTGCTCGCGGTCACCATGGTCATGGGCGTGCCGCTCGCCTTCGTCATCCCGCGGGTCGCCGCCCGGATGCGTACCCAGGGGCCCGTCGTCGTCGTCCTGGGCCTCTGCGGCCTCGCCGGATACGCCGGGCTCTACCTCGCCCCGGCGGGCGGCGCCTGGGCCTGGGCGGTGCTGCTCGGCGTCTCCAACTGCGCCTTCCCGCTCGCCCTCACGATGATCGGCATGCGGGCCCGCACCGGCGCGGGGGTCGCCCGCCTCTCGGTGTTCGCCCAGTCCACCGGCTACCTCATCTCGATCCCGGGCCCGCTGCTGGTCGGCGTGCTCAACGAGCACAGCGGCGGCTGGGGTCTGCCCATCGCCTTCATGGCGGCGCTGATGGTCCCCCAGATCGTGGCGGGAGTACTCGCCGGACGGGACCGGACGATCGACGGCCGGGGGTGAGATGCGAGACTTGCCCCATGCCAGTGCTCGATCCGAACCCCCAGAACGGCCAGAAGAAGCTCCTCCTCGTGCTCGGGGCCATGCTTCTCATCACCCTGATCATCGGAGTCATCGCGACGGTCTTCTCCCCCTGACCCCCGGCCCGGCCCCGCCCCCCGGCACTCCGGGTACCAACAGCATCCGGCACTCCGGACAGCGGGGCCGGACAGCGGGGCCGGGAAGCGGGCCCGGGAAACCGGTCGGGAAGCGGGCCCGGGGGGTGGGGCCAGCCCCACCATCCCCTAGGGGGCCAGGTTCAGGGTCGAGTGGGTGGGTCACCGGATGGGCGGCCCGACCGTCCTTCCGTAGGTTCTGGGTAAAGGAACCCACGACCTCCGGAGGCGGACATGCCGGCCCGTACGAACCCCCGGTCCGCGCGCGGACCGGCCGCCGGACCACCGGCGCGGCTGCCCTGGTGGGCCGTGGCGCTACCGGTGCTCGCGTTCGCGGCCCTGCTGCTCATGGCGATGAACCCGGAGCAGGCGCAGGCCGCTCCGGCCGACCCCGGCTTCGGCCGGCTGGTCGAGACCGCGCTCGATCGTCTGTCCCACTGAACCGCCCCGCGAGAACTCCCGGGACCTCCGTTTCACCCCTGGCGGTGGAGCCCGTCGACACCCTGCGCCCGGCGTCGCGATTCGTGCGAAGCTGAACGACATGAGCGTCGACACACCTCGCAGGATCGTTCTTCTCCGGCACGCGAAGGCGGAATGGTCGCAAGCGTCCGACCACGAGCGGCCGCTGGCCGAGCGCGGACGCAAGGACGCGCCCGTGGCCGGACGCAAGCTCGCCGACTCCGGCATCGCATTCGACCTCGCGCTGTGCTCGACCGCCACCAGAACGCGGGAGACCTGGAAACTGGCGGTCCACGAGTTCGCGCAGCGTCCCCGGACCGTGTACGAGGAGCGGTTGTACGACGCCTCCCTCGGGGAGCTCGTCGCTCTGCTCAACGAGACGCCCGACGAGGTGCGCAACCTCCTCGTCATCGGCCACAACCCCTCCATGCACGGTGCGGCGGACGCTCTGGCGGGCTCGGCCGACGGCGATGTCCTGGCCCGGATGAACCGGGACGGATTTCCCACCGCGGCCTACGCCGTCCTGGAGTTCCCCGGATCGTGGAAGGGTGTCGAACTCGGCGCCGGCCGCCTCACCGACTACTGGCGGCCCCTGGGCTGACCACTCCGGCCGCTCCGCGCACCCCGGCTTCACCCTCCGGCGGGGCCCAGGCACGCACGCGTGTGCCGGGGCCCCGCCGTCGTCCGTGCACCCGGTTGCCTCGCGCCCCGTGCCGGTGGCGCGAGGCGGTGCGAGCCGGCCGGGGGTGAGCGCGAGGCGGCGCCGGGAGAAGGGGCCGGGCTCAGGAAGCGTCGGCCGCCTCGACCTCTTCCCGGGAGATGCCCAGCAGATAGAGGACGGTGTCCAGGAACGGCACGTTCACCGCGGTGTGCGCGGCCTGCCGGACGACCGGCTTGGCGTTGAACGCCACCCCGAGGCCGGCCGTGTTCAGCATGTCGAGATCGTTGGCGCCGTCCCCGATCGCGACCGTCTGCGCCAGCGGGACGCCCGCCTGCTCGGCGAAGCGGCGCAGCAGCCGGGCCTTGCCCGCGCGGTCCACCACGTCGCCGATCACGTGACCGGTCAGCTTCCCGTCGACGACCTCCAGCGTGTTGGCGGCGGCGAAGTCCAGCCCGAGCCGCTCCTTGAGGTCGTCCGTGACCTGGGTGAACCCACCCGAAACGACACCCACCTGGTAGCCGAGTCGCTTCAGCGTACGGATGAGGGTGCGGGCCCCGGGGGTCAGCCGCACCTCGGCGCGCACCTTCTCCACCACGGACTCGTCGAGCCCGGCCAGCAGGGCGACCCGGGCGTGCAGGGACTGCTCGAAGTCCAGCTCCCCGCGCATCGCCTGCTCGGTCACCGCCGCGACCTCCTTCTCGCAGCCCGCGTGCGCGGCGAAGAGCTCGATCACCTCGTCCTGGATCAGCGTGGAGTCCACGTCCATCACCACCAGGCGCTGCGCACGACGGCTCAGCCCGGCCGACATCACCGCGACGTCCACACCGATCTGCGCCGCGCCGACCGCGAGCGCGGTCCGCAGCTCCTCGGTGCCCGCCCCGGAGACCGCGAACTCCACAGCGGTCACCGGGTACTTGGCGAGCCGGAAGATGCGGTCGATGTTGGCGCCGGTCGAGGTGATCCTGGCCGCTATGGCGGCGGTCGACTCCGCCGTCAGCGGGTTGCCCAGCACGGTGACGTGCGAACGCCCGTCTCCGCGCGGGCGGTTGTCGCCCGTCCCCGAGATGATCTCGGCCTGCAGCTTCAGCGACTCCGCCCAGCTGTGCACGGTCGCCCGCAGATCGCCCTCGCTGGTCCCGTCGGCGGTCGGGGCGGTCACCAGCGCGCACAGCACGATCCGGCCACGCGTGACGACCTGCTCGATGTCCACGACGTCCACCGCGTAGGCGGCGAGCGTGTCGAAGAGCCCCGCAGTGATGCCTGGGCGGTCCTTCCCGAAGATCTTCACGAGGAGAGTGGGGGAGTCGCTGCCCGGACGGGACCCGGCGAGCTCGGGGGACGAGGGGGGCGGAGGTGACTGCGATGCGCTCATGGTGGTTCCACCGTATCGGTCGCTCCCGGAGCCCCGGTGCCCTGTCCCGAGTAGCGGACACCGGGCACCCGCCTCCTGCGGCGTCCTTCGCCGGCCCCTCCGTACGACCCTGCCCGAAGGATCCCCGGGCCGCGCGGCGGAAGCCGCCGATGATCTTCCGCCACCCTCGTGCGACCCTCCGCCGGCGTTCGCGGCGGGCCGCCCGGCTTTCGGATCGACGAGTCTCCCTGGAATAGTGCCCCCCAAGTTCAGCATCCCTGGACTCCCCGCAGCGGGAGCCACTCGGGGGACGACTAGTGGGGCGCGGAGTGCCGGAACTCGTACTGGAATTGAATGGCAGAACCTGGACGCTCGATCCGTCCAGGTCGTACACGCTCGGACGTGATCCCCAGGGGGACCTGACGTTCGAGGACGCCCGGGTGTCGTGGCGGCACGCCACGATCGGCTGGAGCGGGAACGGCTGGGTCGTCGAGGACCACGGCAGCACCAACGGCACCTACGTGGGGGGCAGCCGCGTGCAGCGTACGGCGGTCGGCCCGGGCACCGAGGTGCGGCTCGGCAACGCCACCGACGGGCCGAGCATCCGGCTGACCGCCCCCGCCGGCGCGCCGGGGCAGCCACAGGCCGGACCGGCCCCGCAGGCAGCCCCCCACCGGGCGCCCGCGCAGCAGGCGGCGCCCTCCTACGGGGCTCCCGGGCCGCAGGCCCCCTACCAGCCGCCCGCCGCCCCGGCGCCGCAGCACCCCTGGCAGCAGCCGGGCCCGGCGGCGAAGGTCCCGCACCAGCAGGGCGCCCCGGCGGGTGCCGGGGGAGCGGTGCACGGCGACCGCAGCCCGACCACCTTCCACCAGCTGGCGCTGGGGCGGGTCATGCGCATCGGCCGCGCCCTGGAGAACGAGCTCGTCGTCTCGGACCTGCAGGTCTCGCGCCACCACGCCGAGTTCCACGCGACGCCCGACGGCCGCTTCGAGATACGCGATCTCGGCTCGCACAACGGCACCTACGTCAACGGCCAGCAGCTGCACAAGTCGGGCTCCGCCTTCCTCGGGCCGAACGACATCGTGGGCGTCGGCCACTCCACGTTCCGGCTCGTCGGCGACCGGCTGGAGGAGTTCGTCGACACCGGCGAGGTCACCTTCTCCGCCCGCCACCTCACGGTGACGGTCGACGGGGGCAAGCAGATCCTCAAGGACGTCTCCTTCGGTGTCCCGGAGAAGTCGCTGGTCGCGGTCATCGGCCCGTCCGGCTCCGGCAAGTCCACCCTGCTCAAGGCGCTCACCGGCTACCGCCCCGCCGACCAGGGCGACGTCCTCTACGACAACCGTGACCTCTACAAGCAGTTCGCCGAGCTGCGCCAGCGCATCGGGCTCGTCCCGCAGGACGACATCCTGCACAAGGAGCTCACGGTCACCAAGGCCCTGAAGTACGCGGCCAAGCTGCGCTTCCCCGCCGACACCACCGCGGCCGAGCGGCAGTCCCGCATCCAGGAGGTCCTCGTCGAGCTGAAGCTCGACATCCACAAGGACAAGAAGGTCACCTCCCTCTCCGGCGGGCAGCGCAAGCGCGTCTCGGTCGCCCTGGAGCTGCTGACCAAGCCGTCCCTGATCTTCCTGGACGAACCGACCTCGGGTCTCGACCCCGGCATGGACCGCGACGTCATGCAACTGCTGCGCGGCCTCGCCGACGACGGGCGTACGGTGCTCGTCGTCACCCACTCCGTGGCCGAGCTGGCCATCTGCGACAAGCTGCTCGTCATGGCACCCGGCGGCTCGGTGGCGTACTTCGGACCGCCGGAGGAAGCGCTCAACTTCTTCGGCTACAGCACCTGGGCCGACGTCTTCTCCGCCTTCGAGAACTACCGCGACTACGACTGGGCCGGCCGCTGGCGCGGCTCGCAGCACTACCAGTTGTACGCCGCCGACATCGACGCCGTCGCCGCGCAGCCCGTGAACACGGCTCCGCCGCAGCAGTTGCGGCCGCCCAAGCCGCAGGGCTGGACGACGCAGCTGTGGACCCTGATCCGCCGGTACGTCTCGGTCATCGCCTCCGACAAGGGCTTCCTGGGCCTGATGGTCGTCCTGCCCGCCGTCCTCGGTGTCGTCAGCGTGGTCATCCCGGCGAAGTACGGCCTGGCCGCGCCCACCGGGTCCGCGAAGTTCAACGGCAAGGCCGGCACGATCCTGCTGATCCTCGCGGTCGGCATGTGCTTCTCCGGGGCGGCCAACTCCGTACGGGAACTGATCAAGGAACGCGTCATCTACGAACGGGAACGGGCCACCGGCCTCTCCCGGTCCGCCTACCTGATGTCCAAGGTCATCGTCCTCGGGGTGATCACCGCACTGCAGGGCGTCATCATCTGCGCCATCGGCCTCTCCACCCGGCAGCTGCCCGCGGAAGGGCTCGTGATGCCCCCGGCCGCGGAGGTCTGCCTGGCGATCATCGCGCTCGGCTTCACCTCGATGATGGTGGGCCTGGTCATCTCCTCACTGGTGAGGACCGCCGAGAAGACGATGCCGCTGCTCGTCATGTTCGCGATCGTCCAGGTCGTCTTCACCGGTGTGCTCTTCCAGATCTACGACTCCCCGGGCCTGGAGCAGTTCGCCTGGCTGATGCCGTCCCGCTGGGCCGTGGCCGCGGCCGGGGCCACCCTCGACCTCGGCCACCTCATGCCGCCGTGGGAGCCGGACCACCCCACCGACCTGGACCCGCTGTGGGAGCACACGGTGGGTGTGTGGGCGACCGACCTCACCGTGCTGGTGGCGCTCGGCGTCATCTGCTGCTTCGTGGTCGCCCGACTGCTGCGCCGCCACGAGCCCGAGGTCATGCGCAAGTAGGGGCGGCCCGTACGCCGCACGCCGCCCCCGAGCGGCGGGGGCCACGGAAATGCCGGAGGGCGGCACCCCTGTCGGGTGCCGCCCTCCGGCGACGTCAGCCGTGCTCAGGCCCGCGGCCCGCGGTCATGCCGCGAGGCACCGGTCAGTACGCGCTGTCGACGTTGTCGATCGAGCCGTACTTGTCGGCCGCGTAGTTCGCCGCGGCGGTGATGTTGGCGACCGGGTCGTACTGGCTGTGGACCGTGCCCGAGACGTGGTAGAAGTCGAAGGTCGGCTTGATGATCTGGAGCAGACCGATCGAGGGGACGCCGTTCTGGGCGTTGATGTCCCAGTCGTTGATGGCCTGCGGGTTACCACTGGACTCGCGGATGATGTTGCGGTGCAGCCCCTCGTACGTACCGGGGATGCCCTTCGCCTTCATGATCGCGAGGGATTCCCGGATCCAGCCGTTGAGGTTGTCGGCGTAGACCGGCTTCCGCTCGGCGGAGCGGCTCGCGCTCTCGCCGGACGAGCGCTCCCCGACGTCCGCCCTGGCCTTCGCCCGGTCGGCCGCCTTGATCTTCGCCTCGGCGTCGAGCCGCGCCCGCGCCTTCGCGTCGGTCAGCGCCTTCGCGTCCTCGACGGCCTTCTTCCGGGCGGCCTCGTCCTTCGCCTTGGCGGCGTCGGCGGCCTTCACCAGCTGAGCGGCGGTGGAGTGCTCCTCGATGACACTGTTCCGCACGGCCTCTGCCTGCTTGGAACCCGTTGCCGCCGAGGAGTAGACGACCGGGGAGGCCGCCAGCGAGGCGGTGCTGCCCTCGGCCTGGGCGCTGCCCGGCACCAGGGAGAAGGTCAGGGCGGCGACCCCCAGCGCGGAGACGCCGGCGACGGAGAGCTTCTGCGCCTTGTTCAGACGACGGGTTCGGTCACATATGCGGGACACGGACATGCAGACGTACCTCTTCGAATCGCAGGGCCCCTCACGGGACACGAGGACGGAGAGTGGCGGTGCGCCTCTCAGTCAGGGGGACGAGAGCAATTCTTAGCTCCAGCAAAATGCTCTGGCAAAGGTGTGACGTACGAAGCCACGTAGTGGATCAGGGGCTTATGTCCGTTTCGCCGAGGCTGCTCGCGACCGGTTGAATCACCTCTATTCGCCACTAAAGGGCTTCGTACGTGACGTGAGTCCTATGCGTGGGCTCACATCGCCCGGCCGTCGGTCTCACTGTGCGTTGCAGGAGCAATGCTCACTGTCAGGGGCTTGAGGAGGGCCGCGCACCGGTGCCCGCAGCACTGCGGGGTGACGTGCCCCGGGGAGGGCGTACCTCCCCGGGAGCGCCCGCCTGTCCGGGCGGCTCCCGGACCGCCCCCCCTTCACCGGCCCCGGGCCGCGTCGGCCACACGGCCTAGGACCATGGCCCGGCCCGGCGCCGTCCACAGGCCGATACCGGGGGTGCGCCCCGCCGGTACCGTGAGCCGTATGAGCCAACTCCGACCGTCGGGCCTCGCCGCCGTGAGCGCCGCGCTGCTCGCGATGAGCCGGCAGCTGGACATGCGTGACGTCCTCAAGACGATCGTCGCCTCGGCCCGGGAGCTGCTCGACGCCGAATACGCCGCACTGGGCGTCCCCGACGACCACGGGGGTTTCGCCCAGTTCGTCGTCGACGGCGTGAGCGACGAACAGTGGAAGGCGATCGGCCCGCTGCCCCGGCAGCACGGCATCCTCGCCGCGATGCTCCACGAGGCCAAGCCCGAGCGGCTCGCCGACGTCCGCGAGGACCCCCGCTTCGGCGGCTGGCCCGACGCCCACCCGGACATGTCGGACTTCCTCGGCCTGCCCATCCAGGACGGCGACGAGATCATCGGCGCGCTCTACCTCGCCAACAAGAGGTGCGCCAAACCCGAAGGAAGCTGCGGCTTCACCGCCGAGGACGAGGAACTCCTCTCGATCCTCGCCCAGCACGCCGCCATCGCCCTCGTCAACGCCCGTCTCTACGAGCGCAGCCGCGAACTCACCATCGCCGAGGAGCGCTCGCGCCTCGCCCACGAACTGCACGACGCCGTCAGCCAGAAACTCTTCTCCCTGCGGCTGACCGCCCAGGCCGCCGCCGCCCTGGTCGACCGCGACCCGGCACGCGCCAAGGGGGAACTCCAGCAGGTCGCCGCCCTCGCCGCCGAAGCCGTGGACGAACTCCGCGCCGCCGTCGTCGAACTCCGCCCCGCAGCCCTCGACGAGGACGGGCTCGTCGCCACCCTCCGTACCCAGGTCCAGGTGCTCGACCGGGCCCAGAGCGCACGGGTCACCTTCGAGAGCCACGGCGTCCGCGCCCTGCCCGCCGCCCAGGAGGAGGCGCTGCTCCGGGTCGCACAGGAGGCCCTGCACAACGCGCTGCGCCACTCCGGCGGCCATCACGTCACCGTCACCCTGACCCGGCGCGGCGCGGCCACCGTGCTGCGGATCGCCGACGACGGCCAGGGCTTCGACCCCACGGCGGTCCGCCAGGCGGGCCGGCACCTCGGTCTCGTCTCGATGAGCCACCGCGCGCACAGCGTCGGCGGCACCCTCAGCGTGGAATCGGCGCCCGGACAGGGCGCCACGATCGAGATGGAGGTCCCCGGTGGCTGACAAGACCATCCGCGTGCTGCTGGTCGACGACCACCAGGTCGTACGGCGCGGGCTGCGCACCTTCCTGGAGATCCAGGACGACATAGAGGTCGTCGGAGAGGCGTCCGACGGAGCGGAGGGCATCGCCCAGGCCGAGGCGCTCCGCCCCGACGTGGTGCTGATGGACATCAAGATGCCCGGCACCGACGGCATCGAGGCGCTGCGCAAGCTCCGCGAGCTGGCCAACCCGGCGCGGGTCCTCGTCGTCACCAGCTTCACCGAGCAGCGCACGGTGGTCCCCGCCCTGCGTGCCGGAGCCTCCGGCTACGTCTACAAGGACGTCGACCCCGACGCACTGGCCGGCGCCATCCGCTCCGTCCACGCGGGCCACGTCCTGCTCCAGCCCGAAGTGGCCGGCGCACTCCTCGCCCAGGAGGACACCGGCGGCGGCACCGGCCGGGGCACCACCCTCACCGAGCGCGAGCGCGAGGTGCTCAACCTCATCGCGGACGGCCGGTCCAACCGCGAGATCGCCCGCGCGCTGGTCCTGTCCGAGAAGACCGTCAAGACCCACGTCTCGAACATCCTGATGAAGCTGGACCTCGCCGACCGCACCCAGGCCGCCCTGTGGGCCGTACGCCACGGCATGGCGGGCTGACGGACCCGGCGCGCCCTCGCGCGCGGGCCCCGTCCCCGCCGTGCGGCGTCAGCGCAGTCCCCGCTCGCCCTCTTCGACGTACGCGTTGTACGCGGCGACCTGCGCCCTCCGAGCCACCCGTTCCACCGGCCGCAGCGCCTCACCCCTGGCCGCGATCTCCGAGGCGCTCACCGCGCCGCCGTGGCCGTTCCCGTGTGCCAGCTCGATCAGCAGTCCCACCCGCTGGGCCAGCTCCAGCACCCGGACGGCGCGGGGCGGATACCCGGGCGCCAGCACCTCGCGGCCGCGCTCCGCCCGCGCCCGGTACGCGTCGACGGCCGCCGCGGCCACCGGCCCGGAGCCCGCCACGTCCAGCCGGGACAACAGCGCCGTCGCGTCCCGCAGCGCCTCCGCGAGCTCCCGCTCGGCCTCGCCCAGCGACGGCACGTCCGCCGGCGGCGCCTCCCGTACCCCCGTCACCCGCCACACCACCTCGACGTGCAGGTCGCCGGGCGGCCCGGCCTCGGTCACCTCCGGCACCAGTCCGTACGCGGCGCCCGACGCGACCACCGCCTCCCCGGTCTCCAGAGCCCGCGCGTTGAACTCCGGTGGACCGCTCAGACCCAGCGGATGCCCCGGAGCCGGCAGCGCCACGCGGTACCCCGTCACCCCCAGGCCCCGCAGCCGGCCCAGTGCCAGCGTGAGCCCGACGGGCCCCGCCTCACCGGGAAGCCCCTCGACGCGGTGCACCGCGTCCTCTTGGACGATCGCGTCCACCGCGTCGTCCGGTGACACGAGTCCGGCGAGCAGCGCGTTTCCCCAGGCGGCCAGCAGCCCTGAGCGAGGTTCCGAAAGCATGGGAACAGCCTAAGAGCTGCCGGACGATCCCCGGCGGGAACGGACCTCGCGGCCGGAGCGCTCCCTGGGTGGCGTAAGTTTTGCGTGGGAGCTGTGCCCTCCGGCACGCGACGATCTCGACACTGCATGGGGAGACAACGCGCTCATGAGCGATGTACTGGAGCTGGTGGACGTATCCGTGGTCCGCGACGGACGCGCTCTGGTGGAAGACGTCTCCTGGTCGGTCAAGGAGGGGGAGCGCTGGGTCATCCTCGGCCCGAACGGCGCCGGTAAGACGACGCTGCTCAACATCGCCTCCAGCTACCTCTTCCCCTCCACCGGCACCGCCAAGGTCCTCGGCGAGCAGCTCGGCGGCGTCGGCACCGACGTCTTCGAGCTCCGTCCGCGCATCGGCATCGCCGGCGCCGCCATGGCCGAGAAGCTCCCCAAGCGCCTCACCGTCCTGCAGGCGGTGCTCACCGCCGCGTACGGCATGACGGCGACCTGGCACGAGGACTACGAGGACGTCGACGAGCAGCGCGCCCGCGCCTTCCTCGACCGGCTCGGCATGAACGACTACCTCGAGCGCACGTTCGGCACCCTCTCCGAGGGCGAGCGCAAGCGCACCCTGATCGCCCGCGCGATGATGACCGACCCCGAACTCCTCCTCCTCGACGAGCCCGCCGCCGGACTCGACCTCGGCGGACGCGAGGACCTGGTGCGCCGTCTCGGCCGCCTAGCCCGCGACCCGTACGCCCCCTCCATGATCATGGTGACCCACCACGTCGAGGAGATCGCGCCCGGCTTCACCCACGTGCTGATGATCCGGCAGGGCAAGGTGCTCGCCGCCGGTCCCATGGAGACCGAGCTCACCTCG
This window encodes:
- a CDS encoding ABC transporter ATP-binding protein — translated: MSDVLELVDVSVVRDGRALVEDVSWSVKEGERWVILGPNGAGKTTLLNIASSYLFPSTGTAKVLGEQLGGVGTDVFELRPRIGIAGAAMAEKLPKRLTVLQAVLTAAYGMTATWHEDYEDVDEQRARAFLDRLGMNDYLERTFGTLSEGERKRTLIARAMMTDPELLLLDEPAAGLDLGGREDLVRRLGRLARDPYAPSMIMVTHHVEEIAPGFTHVLMIRQGKVLAAGPMETELTSRNLSRCFGLPLVVEHQGDRYTARGLPLS